Proteins from one Emys orbicularis isolate rEmyOrb1 chromosome 2, rEmyOrb1.hap1, whole genome shotgun sequence genomic window:
- the KLHL18 gene encoding kelch-like protein 18, whose translation MLEAAAEPELDPEDLVHFSVGDLPSRGYGVMGEIRRQGKLCDVTLKVGDHKFSAHRIVLAASIPYFHAMFTNDMMECKQDEIVMQGMDPSALEALINFAYNGHLAIDQQNVQSLLMGASFLQLQNIKDACCTFLRERLHPKNCLGVCQFAETMMCAVLYESANSFIHQHFVEVSMSEEFLALPFEDVLELVSREELNVKSEEQVFEAALAWVRYDRDQREPCLPELLSKIRLPLCRPQFLTDRVQQDDLVRCCHKCWDLVDEAKDYHLMPERRPHLPAFKTRPRCCTSIAGLIYAVGGLNSAGVAVNVVEVFDPIANRWEKCQPMTTARSRVGVAVVNGLLYAIGGYDGQLRLSTVEVYNPEMDSWSKVGSMNSRRSAMGTVVLDGQIYVCGGYDGNSSLNSVETYSPETDKWTVVTPMSSNCSAAGVTVFEGRIYVSGGYDGLQIFSSVEYYNHHTATWHPVASMLNKRCRHGAASLGSKMFVCGGYDGSGFLSIAEVYSSMANQWYLIVPMNTRRSRVSLVANCGRLYCVGGYDGQSNLSSVEMYDPETNRWTFMAPMVCHEGGVGVGRVPLLPI comes from the exons GTAGGGGACCACAAATTCAGCGCCCACCGGATCGTACTAGCAGCCTCCATCCCTTACTTTCATGCCATGTTTACAAATGACATGATGGAATGCAAACAGGATGAGATTGTCATGCAAGGAATGGATCCAAG TGCACTAGAGGCGCTGATCAACTTTGCTTACAACGGACACCTAGCGATTGATCAGCAGAATGTTCAGTCTTTGCTGATGGGGGCAAGTTTCCTTCAGCTGCAAAATATCAAAGACGCCTGCTGTACCTTTCTCAGAGAGAG GCTTCATCCGAAGAACTGCCTGGGTGTATGTCAGTTTGCAGAAACCATGATGTGTGCCGTGCTCTACGAATCTGCCAATAGCTTCATCCACCAGCACTTTGTGGAGGTGTCCATGTCCGAAGAGTTCCTTGCTCTACCCTTCGAAGACGTGCTGGAGCTGGTTTCGAGGGAAGAGCTCAACGTCAAGTCTGAGGAGCAG GTATTCGAAGCTGCGTTAGCCTGGGTACGGTACGACCGAGATCAGAGGGAACCCTGCTTACCTGAGCTACTGTCCAAAATCCGACTGCCCCTTTGTCGACCTCAGTTCCTCACTGACCGTGTGCAACAAGATGACCTTGTCCGCTGCTGCCACAAATGCTG GGACCTGGTGGATGAAGCAAAAGACTATCACCTAATGCCAGAACGCCGGCCGCACCTCCCGGCATTCAAAACGCGTCCCCGGTGCTGCACGTCAATTGCAGGATTGATTTATGCTGTTGGAGGTCTTAATTCAGCAG GTGTTGCAGTGAACGTGGTGGAAGTCTTTGACCCCATTGCAAATCGCTGGGAGAAGTGCCAGCCGATGACGACGGCACGTAGCCGAGTGGGTGTGGCTGTGGTGAATGGACTCTTGTATGCCATTGGTGGATACGATGGCCAGTTAAGACTGAGTACGGTGGAAGTTTACAACCCAGAGATGGATTCTTGGTCCAAAGTGGGAAGCATGAACAGCAGACGAAG CGCAATGGGAACAGTAGTGCTGGATGGGCAGATCTATGTATGCGGTGGGTATGACGGAAACTCATCCCTCAACTCCGTGGAGACGTACTCACCAGAAACAGACAA GTGGACGGTAGTGACTCCCATGAGTTCGAATTGCAGTGCGGCTGGAGTCACCGTGTTCGAAGGCAGGATCTATGTGTCTGGAGGGTACGACGGTTTACAAATTTTCAGCAGT GTGGAGTACTACAACCATCACACAGCCACGTGGCACCCCGTCGCAAGCATGCTGAACAAGCGTTGTCGGCATGGAGCCGCCTCCCTGGGTAGCAAGATGTTCGTCTGTGGCGGCTACGATGGGTCCGGCTTCCTCAGCATCGCCGAGGTGTACAGCTCCATGGCGAATCAGTGGTACCTGATCGTCCCAATGAACACCCGACGGAGCCGCGTCTCCCTGGTAGCCAACTGCGGCCGCCTGTATTGCGTGGGTGGTTATGACGGACAGTCCAACCTGAGCTCGGTGGAGATGTACGACCCAGAAACCAACCGCTGGACGTTCATGGCCCCTATGGTGTGTCACGAGGGAGGGGTTGGTGTGGGGCGCGTACCACTCCTGCCCATCTGA